From one Gemmatimonadota bacterium genomic stretch:
- a CDS encoding class I SAM-dependent methyltransferase, translating to MDCSLVFVPKTFHLSEQEEKQRYDLHKNDPADPKYRAFLSRIYNPLKARLPKRAHGLDFGCGPGPTLSLMFQECGHTVDIYDKFYAHNPEVFQREYDFVTATEVVEHLKNPQRELQRLYRLVKPGGILGIMTKLAIDKSAFKNWHYKRDPTHICFFSKSTFEWLGNTYKTEIEFIGSDVILIHKTGKGHR from the coding sequence ATGGATTGTTCCCTCGTCTTTGTCCCCAAAACGTTTCACCTATCAGAACAAGAGGAAAAACAACGCTACGATCTGCACAAAAACGACCCCGCAGACCCGAAATACAGGGCATTTTTATCGCGGATTTACAACCCCCTGAAAGCGCGCCTACCCAAACGCGCCCACGGCCTGGATTTTGGATGTGGTCCCGGACCGACATTATCCCTCATGTTTCAAGAATGCGGACACACCGTCGATATATACGACAAATTTTACGCGCATAACCCCGAAGTCTTCCAGCGCGAATACGACTTTGTAACAGCAACAGAAGTCGTCGAACACCTGAAAAATCCCCAACGTGAACTGCAAAGACTTTATCGCCTTGTAAAACCTGGCGGCATACTCGGCATCATGACCAAACTCGCAATCGACAAATCCGCATTTAAAAATTGGCATTACAAAAGAGACCCAACACACATCTGTTTTTTTTCAAAATCCACATTTGAATGGTTGGGAAACACCTATAAAACAGAAATCGAATTCATCGGATCCGATGTAATTTTAATTCACAAAACAGGAAAAGGACACAGATGA